From the genome of Plectropomus leopardus isolate mb unplaced genomic scaffold, YSFRI_Pleo_2.0 unplaced_scaffold1186, whole genome shotgun sequence, one region includes:
- the LOC121963605 gene encoding alpha-1B adrenergic receptor-like — protein sequence MSLWTNGSSADLYPGTEPLLPGSNSSSNRSDGPQPPLDLSRAVPVGMVLAFFIMFAIVGNILVILSVVCNRHLRIPTNYFIINLAIADLLLGTTVLPVSATLEVLDYWVFGRIFCDIWAAVDVLCCTASIMSLCVISIDRYIGVRYPLQYPMIVTEKRALLAMLGVWILSIVISIGPLLGWKQPPSQDDTVCLITEEPFYALFSSLGSFYIPLAVILAMYFRVYIVAKRTTKNLEAGVMKERQQDSELTLRIHCRNQHELCPAPKAGGGGASAARSTLTVKLLKFSREKKAAKTLGVVVGMFILCWLPFFLALPIGTFTVQSATAALNTQRAAGLKTTIMSLTTHNFKKHKKLTAGGSKHKLLQH from the exons ATGAGTCTGTGGACTAACGGCTCCTCCGCGGATCTTTACCCCGGGACCGAGCCGCTGCTGCCGGGCTCCAACTCCTCCTCCAACCGCTCCGACGGCCCGCAGCCCCCGCTGGACCTGAGCCGGGCGGTGCCGGTGGGCATGGTGCTGGCCTTCTTCATCATGTTCGCCATCGTGGGGAACATCCTGGTGATCCTGTCGGTGGTCTGTAACCGACACCTGCGGATCCCCACCAACTACTTCATCATCAACCTGGCCATCGCCGACCTGCTGCTGGGGACCACCGTGCTGCCCGTGTCCGCCACCCTGGAG GTTCTGGATTACTGGGTGTTTGGTCGGATCTTCTGTGACATCTGGGCGGCGGTGGACGTCCTGTGCTGCACGGCGTCCATCATGTCTCTGTGCGTCATCTCCATCGACCGCTACATCGGCGTCCGCTACCCGCTGCAGTACCCGATGATCGTGACCGAGAAGCGGGCGCTGCTCGCCATGCTGGGCGTCTGGATCCTCTCCATCGTCATCTCCATCGGCCCGCTGCTGGGCTGGAAGCAGCCGCCCTCACAG GACGACACGGTCTGTCTCATCACCGAGGAACCGTTCTACGCCCTGTTCTCGTCGCTCGGTTCCTTCTACATCCCGCTGGCCGTCATCCTCGCCATGTACTTCCGCGTCTACATCGTGGCCAAACGCACCACCAAGAACCTGGAGGCCGGCGTGATGAAGGAGCGCCAGCAGGACTCCGAGCTCACCCTGAGGATCCACTGCAGGAACCAGCACGAACTGTGCCCCGCCCCCAAGGCCGGAGGGGGCGGTGCCTCGGCTGCACGCAGCACTCTCACCGTGAAGCTGCTCAAGTTCTCCAGAGAGAAGAAGGCAGCCAAGACGCTGGGCGTGGTCGTCGGCATGTTCATCCTGTGCTGGCTGCCGTTCTTCCTGGCTCTGCCCATCGGTACGTTCACTGTCCAATCCGCTACGGCGGCCCTGAATACTCAACGCGCTGCAGGTTTAAAAACCACCATCATGAGTTTGACCACACACaacttcaaaaaacacaaaaaactcacCGCAGGAGGCTCCAAACATAAACTACTGCAACACTGA